One stretch of Chryseobacterium fluminis DNA includes these proteins:
- a CDS encoding 50S ribosomal protein L25/general stress protein Ctc, translating into MKSITIQGTKRESVGKKSTKALRDAELVPCVVYGGGEPLNFSAEEKSFKGLVYTPEAHTVSIEIDGQVIPAVLQDIQFHPITDKILHADFYQLSEDKPVVMEVPVRITGRSKGVVAGGVLRQSFRKLKVKAIPANLPDEIVVDVTPLRIGNKLYVGGIKAEGYSFVHPDNAVVVAVKMSRNAMKGGAAAMDDEDEEETAAEGEAPAAEETAAE; encoded by the coding sequence ATGAAATCTATTACAATTCAAGGTACAAAAAGAGAAAGCGTGGGTAAAAAATCTACAAAGGCTCTACGTGATGCTGAATTAGTTCCTTGTGTTGTTTACGGAGGTGGTGAGCCATTGAATTTCTCTGCAGAAGAGAAGTCATTCAAAGGTTTGGTATATACTCCTGAAGCACACACGGTATCTATTGAAATCGACGGACAGGTAATCCCTGCTGTTCTTCAGGATATTCAGTTCCACCCGATTACAGACAAAATCCTTCACGCAGACTTCTATCAGTTATCTGAAGATAAGCCGGTAGTGATGGAGGTTCCTGTAAGAATTACAGGTCGTTCTAAAGGTGTTGTAGCTGGTGGTGTTTTGCGTCAGTCTTTCAGAAAATTGAAAGTAAAAGCTATTCCTGCTAACTTACCTGACGAAATCGTTGTTGATGTTACTCCGTTAAGAATTGGTAACAAACTTTATGTTGGAGGTATCAAGGCTGAAGGATACTCATTCGTTCACCCTGACAACGCAGTAGTAGTTGCTGTTAAGATGTCTAGAAATGCAATGAAAGGAGGTGCAGCAGCAATGGATGATGAAGATGAAGAAGAAACTGCAGCTGAAGGAGAAGCTCCGGCAGCAGAAGAAACTGCAGCAGAATAA
- the ricT gene encoding PSP1 domain-containing protein — MSCGCKTSGDSAHSCGPKKTANGCESVNTCGNSYKLSVFDWLSNINNPAPNRCDFVEVRFKNDRKSFYKNVNNVPLHIGSVVTVESSPGHDVGVVSLTGELVKIQMKKKKFSEESVLKIYRQANQKDLEVWQEARKKEDGIKLEARKIAQRLGLEMKVTDVEYQGDGSKVTFYYTADNRVDFRQLIKDYAGAFRTKIDMKQIGFRQEAAKVGGIGSCGRELCCSTWLTDFRSVNTNVARYQQLSINPQKLAGQCGKLKCCLNYELDSYLDALSNFPSSSTMLDTEKGRAFCIKIDVFKKKMWFAYVDSSMAWYDFDIDLVKKLIAKNKKGEKILPLEDLKQPEIPLATIDLIQENSVDRFEKKNRGNNKNRNQNKPSNNQNNQGQQQGQNRNTRPNNRPERQERTERADRPERAERSDRSKQPRQEGQEKQERPNSQPNNQSKQHKPQQPKPQMEKVEAAGSEQDKKPQQNPNKKKFKKKFPPKKDNNA; from the coding sequence ATGAGTTGTGGATGTAAAACATCCGGCGATTCTGCACATTCTTGCGGACCCAAGAAGACCGCGAATGGCTGTGAAAGTGTAAATACCTGTGGTAATAGTTATAAATTAAGTGTTTTTGACTGGCTTTCTAACATTAACAATCCGGCACCGAACAGGTGTGATTTTGTAGAAGTTAGATTTAAAAATGACAGAAAATCTTTTTATAAAAATGTAAATAATGTTCCTTTACATATAGGTAGCGTAGTAACAGTAGAATCAAGTCCCGGACATGATGTAGGTGTGGTAAGTCTCACCGGCGAACTGGTAAAGATTCAGATGAAAAAGAAAAAATTTTCAGAAGAATCTGTCCTTAAAATATACAGACAGGCCAACCAGAAAGATCTGGAAGTTTGGCAGGAAGCAAGAAAAAAAGAAGACGGCATAAAACTGGAGGCCAGAAAAATAGCGCAGAGGCTAGGTCTTGAAATGAAGGTAACGGATGTCGAGTATCAGGGAGATGGCTCCAAAGTCACTTTCTATTATACTGCGGATAACCGCGTAGACTTCAGACAGCTGATAAAAGATTATGCAGGAGCCTTCAGAACTAAAATCGATATGAAACAAATCGGTTTCAGACAGGAAGCTGCAAAAGTAGGAGGTATAGGTTCGTGCGGAAGAGAACTCTGCTGCTCAACCTGGTTAACGGATTTCAGATCTGTAAACACCAATGTTGCCAGATACCAGCAGCTTAGCATAAATCCTCAGAAACTGGCAGGCCAGTGTGGTAAGCTTAAATGCTGTCTTAATTATGAACTGGACAGCTACCTTGACGCATTAAGTAATTTCCCTTCTTCTTCCACCATGCTGGACACCGAAAAAGGAAGGGCTTTTTGTATCAAGATCGATGTCTTCAAAAAGAAAATGTGGTTTGCCTACGTTGACAGTTCAATGGCATGGTATGATTTTGATATTGACTTAGTTAAAAAACTAATTGCCAAAAACAAAAAGGGTGAAAAAATTCTTCCTCTTGAAGATTTAAAACAACCGGAAATTCCTTTGGCAACGATCGATTTGATTCAGGAAAACAGTGTTGACCGATTCGAAAAGAAAAACAGAGGAAATAACAAGAACAGAAATCAGAATAAACCGAGCAATAATCAGAATAACCAGGGGCAACAGCAGGGTCAGAACAGAAATACAAGACCCAACAACCGACCTGAAAGACAAGAACGTACGGAAAGAGCCGATCGTCCTGAGAGAGCGGAAAGATCAGACAGATCAAAACAGCCTCGGCAGGAAGGACAGGAGAAACAGGAAAGACCGAATTCCCAGCCTAACAATCAGTCCAAACAGCACAAGCCTCAGCAACCGAAGCCTCAAATGGAGAAAGTAGAAGCGGCAGGTTCTGAACAGGATAAAAAACCACAACAAAATCCGAATAAGAAAAAGTTTAAAAAGAAATTTCCTCCAAAAAAAGATAATAATGCGTAA
- a CDS encoding gliding motility lipoprotein GldH produces the protein MRKFLGLLSLILFLSCNSSSEGDVMMNSVNSKWSKKSEQKFNLEISDPQNPKNIIFVVRNNNDFPYSNIRFIVNFTDLQTRKKETDTLNYVLAKPNGEWLGTGFGDTKETFFQYKLNYKFPKKGKYEIGLIQAMRNDILPGIEDIGVKIETAKP, from the coding sequence ATGCGTAAATTTTTAGGATTACTAAGTCTTATCCTTTTCCTGAGCTGCAACTCTTCTTCTGAAGGAGACGTGATGATGAATTCTGTTAACAGCAAATGGAGTAAGAAAAGTGAACAGAAATTTAATCTTGAAATTTCAGATCCGCAAAATCCTAAAAATATTATATTTGTTGTAAGAAATAATAACGATTTCCCTTACAGCAACATAAGATTTATTGTCAATTTTACAGATCTTCAAACCAGAAAAAAGGAAACGGATACCCTGAATTATGTTTTGGCAAAACCTAATGGGGAGTGGCTTGGTACAGGATTCGGCGATACGAAGGAAACTTTCTTTCAGTATAAACTGAATTATAAATTCCCGAAGAAGGGCAAATACGAAATTGGCTTAATCCAGGCCATGAGAAACGACATTCTTCCGGGAATTGAAGATATCGGAGTAAAAATAGAAACGGCTAAACCGTAA
- a CDS encoding protein adenylyltransferase SelO yields the protein MNTQNIKQPFIDIFPGDFSRNNRQRNTPKVLFSTIDPAGFTNPELIIFNDELSAEIGIGKFEEKDLNFLVGTDLPENIKAYATAYAGHQFGNWAGQLGDGRAILAGEITNDSGRKTEIQWKGAGATPYSRHADGRAVLRSSLREYLMSEAMYYLGVPTTRALSLSLTGENVVRDMMYNGNPQEEKGAVVVRTAESFLRFGHYELMSAQREYKTLQELVDFTIENYFTEISPEGPQKYKDFFENVSKRTADLMVEWFRVGFVHGVMNTDNMSILGLTIDYGPFSMLDEYDLNFTPNTTDLPGRRYAFGKQGQISQWNLWQLANALHPLIQDEKFLEDTLNKYGDYFWKQHDQMLCRKFGFDKLLEGDEEFFTNWQGLMQELQLDYTLFFTQIEKFDMETDLSKQFENISYIFLNNDDLGKITDFIKSYHTRLKKNNISETESVALMKITNPKFTLRNYLLYECIEEINSGKTEKLNILLNALQNPYEEIYSELSVKRPSKYNDISGSSTLSCSS from the coding sequence ATGAATACACAAAATATTAAACAACCTTTTATCGATATATTTCCCGGGGATTTCTCACGCAACAACAGACAAAGAAACACTCCCAAAGTTCTATTTTCCACGATCGACCCAGCCGGCTTTACCAATCCGGAACTCATTATTTTTAATGATGAATTATCTGCCGAAATAGGTATTGGAAAGTTCGAAGAAAAAGACCTGAATTTTCTTGTGGGAACAGATCTTCCGGAAAATATTAAAGCATACGCCACAGCTTATGCAGGACATCAGTTCGGGAACTGGGCCGGACAATTGGGTGACGGAAGGGCTATTTTAGCCGGAGAAATAACAAATGACAGCGGAAGGAAAACCGAAATACAGTGGAAAGGAGCCGGAGCCACTCCTTACTCAAGACATGCTGATGGAAGAGCCGTTTTAAGGTCCTCACTCAGGGAATATCTGATGAGTGAAGCAATGTATTATCTTGGAGTTCCTACTACCCGGGCATTAAGTTTAAGCCTCACCGGGGAAAATGTAGTCCGTGATATGATGTATAACGGAAATCCTCAGGAGGAAAAAGGAGCTGTGGTGGTCAGAACAGCAGAAAGTTTTCTTCGTTTCGGGCATTACGAATTAATGTCTGCCCAGAGAGAGTATAAAACCCTACAGGAGCTTGTTGATTTTACTATTGAAAACTATTTCACAGAAATCAGCCCGGAAGGGCCTCAAAAATACAAAGACTTTTTTGAAAATGTTTCAAAACGAACAGCCGACTTAATGGTGGAATGGTTTCGGGTGGGTTTCGTTCACGGCGTAATGAATACCGACAATATGTCTATTCTGGGACTGACAATAGACTATGGTCCTTTTTCGATGCTGGACGAATATGACCTGAACTTTACTCCCAATACTACCGATCTTCCCGGCAGAAGATATGCCTTCGGAAAACAGGGACAAATCTCACAGTGGAATCTTTGGCAGCTGGCCAATGCTCTTCACCCTCTCATTCAAGATGAAAAGTTTCTGGAAGATACCCTGAATAAATATGGAGATTACTTCTGGAAACAGCATGATCAGATGCTGTGCAGAAAATTCGGGTTTGATAAACTTCTGGAAGGAGATGAAGAATTTTTCACCAACTGGCAGGGCCTGATGCAGGAACTGCAGCTTGATTACACTTTGTTTTTTACACAAATTGAGAAATTTGATATGGAAACAGATTTGAGTAAACAATTTGAAAATATTTCCTATATTTTTTTAAACAATGACGATTTAGGAAAAATTACAGATTTTATAAAATCATACCACACGAGATTAAAGAAAAATAATATCTCCGAAACAGAATCTGTTGCTTTAATGAAAATCACCAATCCAAAATTTACATTAAGAAATTATCTGCTTTATGAATGTATTGAAGAAATTAATTCAGGAAAGACAGAAAAATTAAATATTTTATTGAACGCTTTGCAAAATCCTTACGAAGAAATATATTCTGAACTATCAGTGAAAAGACCTTCAAAATACAATGATATTTCAGGATCATCTACCCTTTCGTGCAGTTCATAA
- a CDS encoding T9SS-dependent choice-of-anchor J family protein, translating to MKKILLSLSLLFTAAAAQGQTVLLNENFDSYTDFVISGFGNWQTLDLDQLFTYTGGSDDPQWANAGAPMAFQIFNPTAAGVTNATSGTEVRNFDPHSGLKYAACWAGSPDLVTANNDWLVSPAITLGASANLLSLWVKSMSSSYGLEKYKIGVYVGSGTPTTSSNFTIISGAASLTAPYPNWEQKTFNLDAYAGQTVRIGIQCVSADSYMFMVDDVKVTTGTLATGEVSASKTKTSIYPNPTKGELNIKTDKKIKTSTVLDVSGRAVLSSTTQKVDLSSLPKGAYLVKVEFADGTTSTEKVIKE from the coding sequence ATGAAAAAAATTCTACTATCTCTAAGTTTATTATTTACGGCAGCGGCAGCTCAAGGTCAGACCGTATTACTAAATGAAAATTTTGATTCTTACACGGATTTTGTCATTTCCGGCTTTGGAAACTGGCAAACTTTAGATCTGGATCAGCTTTTCACTTACACAGGTGGTTCTGATGATCCTCAGTGGGCTAATGCGGGAGCTCCTATGGCATTTCAGATTTTTAACCCTACTGCTGCAGGCGTAACTAATGCAACCAGCGGTACAGAAGTTCGAAATTTCGATCCTCACAGCGGTTTAAAGTATGCAGCTTGCTGGGCTGGTTCTCCAGATCTTGTTACTGCTAATAATGACTGGCTTGTATCACCTGCCATAACATTAGGAGCAAGTGCTAATCTATTGTCTTTATGGGTAAAATCAATGTCTAGCTCTTACGGCCTTGAAAAATACAAGATCGGGGTATACGTTGGTTCTGGAACGCCTACTACTTCTTCAAACTTCACCATTATTTCAGGTGCAGCTTCGTTAACAGCTCCTTATCCGAACTGGGAACAAAAAACATTTAACCTGGACGCCTATGCAGGACAAACCGTGCGTATCGGTATCCAGTGCGTATCTGCAGATAGTTATATGTTTATGGTGGATGATGTAAAAGTTACAACAGGAACCCTTGCTACAGGTGAAGTTTCTGCTTCAAAAACAAAAACCAGCATCTATCCTAATCCTACAAAAGGAGAACTTAACATCAAAACGGATAAGAAAATAAAAACTTCAACAGTGTTAGATGTTTCAGGAAGAGCAGTATTAAGTTCTACAACACAAAAAGTAGATTTGTCTTCTTTACCAAAAGGAGCATACCTGGTAAAAGTTGAATTCGCAGACGGAACAACTTCTACAGAAAAAGTAATTAAAGAATAA
- a CDS encoding OmpP1/FadL family transporter has product MKKILVSTALLAGVLSYAGGFRVSLQGVKQLAMAHTSAHAEDASVAFFNPAGMSFIPSKLSISIGGFAAGNKVTFQNLNTLQSTETDNPIGTPLYGAITYKPLEKLSVGFSFSTPFGSTIKYPYDWEGKEMVQKLELKSFYFQPMISYKFNDWFAFGASYIYAKGQVNWDKAVTQFSGNLNIKDEKASGSGYGFGFYFRPDPKLDVSIAYRSPVDMKAKNGTATFEISPAVYSQLGLNAQGQDSFTATLPLVEEYTVGLTYKITPKWLVSADFNYHGWERYSKLTLDFANAPVGNQPDPTVLVAPKNFKNTKTFRLGTQYAFTDMIYGRLGAYYDESPYSDQNFIPETPSYNTYVVTGGVGFKLKKFGVDLSGGYAIPQARDVKNDYLQFYGQSTATAFYVGLGLSYNPF; this is encoded by the coding sequence ATGAAAAAAATCTTAGTATCAACTGCTTTATTGGCGGGTGTTCTATCTTATGCAGGAGGCTTCAGAGTCTCTTTGCAGGGGGTAAAACAATTGGCAATGGCACATACCAGTGCGCATGCTGAAGATGCAAGTGTGGCATTCTTTAATCCGGCAGGTATGTCATTCATCCCTTCGAAGCTGAGTATATCAATAGGAGGTTTTGCAGCAGGTAATAAAGTTACATTCCAAAACCTGAATACTTTACAAAGCACAGAAACGGATAACCCTATCGGGACTCCTCTTTATGGCGCGATTACCTATAAACCTCTGGAAAAACTATCTGTAGGTTTCAGTTTCTCCACACCTTTCGGGAGTACCATTAAATATCCTTACGACTGGGAAGGAAAAGAAATGGTACAGAAGCTGGAGCTTAAGAGCTTCTACTTCCAGCCTATGATTTCATATAAATTTAACGACTGGTTCGCATTTGGAGCAAGTTATATTTATGCAAAAGGGCAGGTGAATTGGGATAAAGCGGTTACGCAGTTTAGCGGGAATCTTAATATTAAGGATGAAAAAGCAAGCGGCAGCGGATATGGCTTCGGTTTTTACTTCAGACCTGATCCAAAACTGGATGTGAGTATTGCTTACCGTTCACCTGTGGATATGAAAGCGAAAAATGGGACAGCAACCTTTGAAATATCACCGGCGGTATATTCTCAGTTGGGCTTAAATGCTCAGGGACAGGATAGCTTCACAGCAACATTGCCACTGGTAGAAGAATATACGGTTGGTTTAACCTATAAAATTACTCCAAAGTGGTTGGTTTCAGCTGATTTCAATTACCATGGATGGGAGAGATATAGCAAGCTTACTTTGGATTTTGCGAATGCTCCTGTTGGAAACCAGCCAGACCCGACTGTTTTGGTTGCTCCGAAAAATTTTAAAAATACAAAAACCTTCAGATTGGGAACACAGTATGCGTTCACAGACATGATCTATGGCCGTCTTGGAGCTTACTATGACGAATCTCCTTATTCTGACCAGAATTTCATTCCTGAAACTCCTTCTTATAACACCTATGTAGTTACCGGTGGGGTAGGATTTAAACTGAAAAAGTTCGGAGTAGATTTATCAGGAGGATACGCGATACCTCAGGCAAGAGATGTGAAAAACGACTATCTGCAGTTTTATGGACAATCTACAGCGACTGCGTTTTATGTAGGTCTGGGTTTATCTTATAATCCATTTTAA
- a CDS encoding DUF6080 domain-containing protein, whose amino-acid sequence MEIKSKIVNVFKLIFPASPIESGIFLLFFSVYGILGSYIAINYTVIFDSRIPWDAYFSFDNKSIVMSGGSFERHPLSYYFFNWLRSLALYISGGKTDTTFRLVLAWFSNLAVSLSILQIFKYLKNIIKLPFKVNLLLVIFFSFFSTSIILSFTPENFTYTLFLLTLFNHYSALKVQKEQQIPALALIFAGVSIGGLTVTNIVKVFIPVGFQRGLFKDRKKIGHAILSIILTCICFALLYLNRINFKYENIFHRTNEQYEKFSNVRSTPLWDAVLSYFFGENILLSNFIIRNKHNMQGFHYKGLIMDIYSSWIPYVFILILLLLILWSYVKNIKNKLVHILVISFMVDIIIHCILKFGIHTSYIYGGHFVFVYPLLLGWLFYAYRKSSKAFSVLTITVIFLSVYLVINNIIRMSEFFVFLDQNYQ is encoded by the coding sequence GTGGAAATCAAATCAAAGATTGTAAATGTCTTTAAACTCATCTTCCCTGCATCGCCTATTGAATCAGGTATATTCTTACTGTTTTTTTCAGTATACGGAATTTTGGGATCCTATATAGCCATTAACTATACGGTTATTTTTGACAGCAGAATACCCTGGGATGCTTATTTCAGCTTCGACAACAAATCAATCGTTATGTCCGGAGGAAGCTTTGAAAGACATCCTTTATCCTACTATTTTTTTAACTGGCTACGGAGTTTAGCTTTATATATCTCAGGCGGCAAAACAGACACCACTTTCAGACTGGTACTGGCATGGTTCAGCAATCTTGCGGTAAGCTTAAGTATACTTCAAATTTTCAAATATTTAAAAAACATCATTAAACTACCCTTTAAGGTCAACCTGCTTTTGGTTATTTTTTTCAGTTTTTTTTCCACCAGTATCATACTCTCCTTTACTCCGGAGAACTTCACATATACATTGTTTTTATTAACTTTATTCAATCACTATTCAGCCCTTAAAGTTCAGAAAGAGCAGCAAATACCCGCATTAGCCTTGATTTTTGCCGGAGTTTCAATCGGAGGATTAACCGTCACAAACATTGTCAAAGTATTTATTCCTGTAGGCTTCCAGAGAGGGCTTTTTAAAGACAGGAAAAAAATCGGACATGCCATTTTGAGTATAATACTTACCTGCATCTGCTTTGCCCTGTTATATTTAAACAGAATCAATTTCAAGTACGAAAATATATTTCACAGGACCAATGAGCAATATGAGAAATTTTCGAATGTCCGGTCCACTCCTTTGTGGGACGCTGTTTTATCCTACTTTTTCGGAGAAAACATCTTACTTTCAAACTTTATCATCCGTAATAAACATAATATGCAGGGATTCCATTACAAAGGACTGATTATGGACATCTATTCTTCATGGATTCCTTATGTATTTATCCTGATTTTACTGCTGCTTATTTTGTGGAGTTATGTCAAAAATATTAAGAATAAACTGGTTCATATTCTCGTGATTTCTTTTATGGTAGACATCATTATACACTGTATTCTAAAATTCGGGATACATACGTCATACATTTACGGCGGGCACTTTGTTTTCGTTTATCCATTACTGTTGGGATGGCTTTTTTATGCTTACAGAAAGTCTTCAAAAGCATTTTCAGTTTTGACCATAACAGTCATTTTTCTCAGTGTGTATTTAGTCATCAATAACATCATCAGAATGTCAGAATTTTTTGTTTTTTTAGATCAGAATTACCAATAA
- a CDS encoding ribose-phosphate pyrophosphokinase — protein sequence MADQLSYLFSTRTSKDLAEKIAQYYGKELGKINFQEFSDGEFEPVLDESVRGGRVFLIGSTFPPADNLLELLLMIDAAKRASAKSITVVLPYFGLARQDRKDQPRAPIGAKLVANLLTAAGATRVMTMDLHADQIQGFFEIPVDHLYASTIFVDYIRDLNLEDLTIASPDMGGAKRAKNYAGHLGAEVVIAYKERKKANVVEEMFLIGDVEGKNVILIDDMIDTAGTLCKAAEILIEKGAKSVRAMATHGVLSGKAYDNIENSKLLEVIVTDSIPVKNNLSTKIKVLSCAPLFADVMKMVHEHQSISSKFVI from the coding sequence ATGGCCGATCAGTTAAGTTATCTATTTTCTACAAGGACGAGTAAGGACCTGGCAGAGAAAATTGCCCAGTATTATGGGAAAGAATTAGGAAAAATCAACTTTCAGGAGTTCAGCGACGGGGAATTTGAGCCTGTTCTTGATGAATCTGTAAGAGGAGGAAGAGTATTCCTAATCGGATCTACATTCCCGCCTGCAGACAATCTTTTAGAGCTTCTTCTAATGATTGATGCTGCGAAAAGAGCTTCTGCAAAAAGCATTACTGTCGTACTTCCGTATTTCGGACTTGCAAGACAAGACAGAAAAGACCAGCCAAGGGCGCCGATCGGTGCAAAGCTGGTAGCTAATCTCTTAACAGCTGCGGGAGCAACAAGAGTGATGACCATGGACCTTCACGCAGATCAGATTCAGGGGTTCTTCGAAATTCCGGTAGATCACTTATATGCATCTACTATTTTCGTAGATTATATCAGAGACCTGAATCTTGAAGATCTTACCATTGCTTCTCCGGATATGGGTGGAGCAAAAAGAGCCAAAAACTATGCGGGTCACTTAGGCGCAGAGGTAGTGATTGCTTACAAAGAAAGAAAGAAAGCTAATGTAGTGGAGGAAATGTTCCTGATCGGTGATGTAGAAGGGAAGAATGTGATTCTTATCGATGATATGATTGATACCGCAGGTACCCTTTGTAAAGCGGCAGAGATTCTTATTGAAAAAGGAGCAAAATCTGTAAGAGCAATGGCTACACATGGAGTCCTTTCAGGTAAAGCTTATGACAATATAGAAAACTCAAAATTATTGGAAGTGATTGTAACTGACTCAATTCCTGTTAAAAATAATTTGTCAACTAAAATAAAAGTGCTATCTTGCGCCCCATTATTTGCAGACGTTATGAAGATGGTACATGAGCACCAATCTATTAGTAGCAAATTTGTTATTTAA
- a CDS encoding SGNH/GDSL hydrolase family protein → MKKIIISTLAVSALFVTTSCEHDFDTDVKDIPVTSGEADFTRYVSLGNSLTSGYRDGALYSSGQNESYPSMIAGQMKLAGGGDFNQPMMPNDIGGFSNLKDAAGNFLFPGKLELKVVNGALSPEALTTTTALDNISAGRPYRNMGVPGAKSFHLVAPNYGNPAGLAGGTANPYFARFASSASTTVLADAMSQAPTFFSLWIGNNDVLSYATNGGTNSQASGTVTTYSAATVQTGNLNPGTYKSNDISDPNVLAGSIKGVLDGLKSVGATKGIIANIPDVTSIPFFTRVPYNAIPLDAATAQKLNTTLYGPLKAVLNIYGQGNRLNPVTAGNNPVLIKDNKLANLSAQLTGALVAGGYPLDQATFIGNAFGQTRQAKQGELILLTASKLLGLDAITNQAPTANSQFIYGASFPIGDQLSLTADEVSNISTAVKAYNVAIKGLADSYNLAFVDANTKMKELDSKAGITWNGVKYTATFVTGGAFSLDGVHLTGRGYAIIANEFIKSINAKYKSTLPQVDPNKYSGVKFPQ, encoded by the coding sequence ATGAAAAAAATTATAATTTCAACATTAGCTGTTTCTGCGCTATTTGTAACAACAAGTTGCGAGCACGATTTTGATACGGATGTAAAAGATATTCCTGTAACGAGTGGTGAGGCTGATTTCACCAGATACGTTTCTTTAGGAAACTCTTTAACTTCAGGATACAGAGATGGCGCGCTGTACAGTTCGGGACAGAACGAATCTTATCCAAGCATGATTGCAGGTCAGATGAAACTTGCAGGAGGAGGAGATTTTAACCAGCCTATGATGCCTAATGACATCGGTGGTTTTAGCAATTTAAAGGATGCGGCTGGAAATTTTTTATTTCCGGGAAAACTTGAATTAAAAGTGGTCAACGGAGCGCTTTCTCCTGAGGCTCTAACTACTACCACGGCTTTAGACAATATTTCAGCGGGAAGACCATACAGAAATATGGGTGTTCCGGGTGCTAAATCTTTCCATCTGGTGGCTCCTAATTATGGTAATCCTGCAGGATTAGCTGGGGGAACTGCCAACCCGTATTTTGCAAGATTCGCTTCTTCAGCTTCCACTACGGTCTTAGCCGATGCAATGTCTCAGGCTCCAACATTTTTCTCTCTATGGATAGGAAATAACGATGTACTTTCTTATGCGACTAATGGAGGTACAAATTCACAGGCCTCAGGAACGGTTACCACGTACTCGGCAGCGACAGTACAAACCGGAAACTTAAATCCTGGCACTTACAAATCTAATGATATTTCAGATCCGAATGTATTGGCCGGTTCTATAAAAGGGGTGTTGGATGGTCTTAAAAGTGTGGGCGCTACAAAAGGGATCATCGCAAATATTCCAGATGTAACCAGTATCCCCTTCTTTACAAGAGTGCCGTATAATGCTATTCCTCTGGATGCAGCCACTGCTCAGAAGTTGAATACAACTCTTTACGGTCCTTTAAAAGCTGTGCTTAACATCTATGGGCAGGGAAACAGACTTAATCCTGTAACGGCAGGAAACAACCCTGTTCTGATTAAGGATAACAAATTGGCCAATCTTTCTGCTCAGCTTACCGGTGCTCTCGTAGCTGGGGGATATCCTTTGGATCAGGCAACCTTTATCGGCAATGCTTTTGGGCAGACCCGTCAGGCAAAACAGGGTGAACTCATTCTCCTTACGGCAAGCAAGCTTTTAGGTCTGGATGCTATTACAAATCAGGCTCCTACAGCCAACTCTCAGTTTATATATGGTGCCAGTTTCCCGATTGGAGACCAGCTTTCTCTGACAGCAGATGAAGTAAGTAATATTTCAACAGCAGTTAAAGCATATAATGTTGCCATTAAAGGGCTGGCAGATTCTTACAATCTTGCTTTTGTAGACGCAAACACGAAAATGAAAGAACTGGATTCCAAAGCAGGAATTACCTGGAATGGGGTGAAGTATACGGCAACTTTCGTTACGGGTGGAGCTTTCTCTTTAGATGGGGTTCACTTAACCGGAAGAGGGTACGCCATCATTGCTAATGAATTTATTAAATCAATTAACGCAAAATACAAATCTACTTTACCACAGGTAGATCCCAACAAATATTCAGGGGTAAAATTCCCTCAGTAA